A window of Acidimicrobiia bacterium contains these coding sequences:
- a CDS encoding GYD domain superfamily: MPVYVMMSTLSPSGVETLRNYPERLRGVNQEVEAMGAKVLAQYAVLGDFDFLNILEAPDEKTVARIAVELGARGTMKTHTVTAIPVDEFLNMLDQAKAARGDG, from the coding sequence ATGCCCGTGTATGTGATGATGTCTACGCTTTCTCCCTCTGGAGTCGAGACTCTCCGAAATTATCCTGAGCGACTGAGAGGCGTAAACCAAGAAGTAGAAGCAATGGGTGCTAAGGTTTTGGCTCAGTACGCAGTGCTGGGCGACTTTGACTTTCTCAACATCCTTGAAGCACCAGATGAAAAGACTGTCGCACGAATCGCTGTCGAGTTGGGGGCACGAGGAACCATGAAAACCCATACGGTTACAGCGATCCCTGTCGACGAATTCTTGAATATGTTAGATCAGGCAAAGGCAGCTAGAGGCGACGGATAG
- a CDS encoding ribonuclease HII, producing the protein MTDKCCPPSFELELQALEEGADIVIGIDEVGRGALAGPLVVGACAFSKDRIPEGIDDSKRLSPAFRAKLAKRIEAVALSWAIARVDAWEIDRMGLSWALRQAARNAARLALETIDFPEATSAYFLVDGKVSLLGEDVPGEDSVEIPLLKGDSRSVSVAAASIIAKVHRDSLMVRMGDVYPNYRFEEHKGYGTAEHIRALLEHGPSPIHRRSFAPVRATMQRRLVFGGA; encoded by the coding sequence ATGACGGATAAGTGTTGTCCTCCCAGTTTCGAATTGGAGCTTCAAGCCCTAGAAGAAGGTGCAGACATTGTTATCGGGATAGACGAAGTAGGGCGGGGCGCTTTAGCAGGACCGCTAGTCGTTGGGGCCTGCGCTTTTTCTAAGGACCGTATTCCGGAAGGCATCGACGATTCTAAGCGCTTGAGCCCAGCGTTTCGGGCGAAGCTTGCAAAACGAATTGAAGCAGTCGCGTTGAGTTGGGCGATAGCGAGAGTAGACGCTTGGGAGATCGACAGGATGGGATTGAGCTGGGCCCTCCGACAGGCTGCGCGCAACGCTGCGAGACTCGCTCTCGAAACAATTGATTTTCCGGAGGCCACCTCAGCGTACTTCTTGGTGGATGGTAAGGTGAGCTTGCTGGGAGAAGATGTTCCCGGCGAGGACAGCGTAGAAATCCCGCTTTTGAAGGGCGACTCGAGATCGGTCTCTGTCGCTGCAGCCTCCATTATCGCGAAGGTGCACAGGGACTCATTGATGGTACGGATGGGCGATGTGTATCCAAATTATAGATTCGAGGAACACAAGGGATACGGCACTGCAGAACATATTAGGGCGCTTTTGGAGCACGGTCCCTCGCCGATCCATAGGCGGAGTTTCGCTCCCGTGAGGGCTACAATGCAGCGACGTTTGGTCTTTGGAGGGGCGTGA